One window of the Novipirellula artificiosorum genome contains the following:
- a CDS encoding GxxExxY protein has protein sequence MSDGLTEKIIGAAIEVHRILGPGLLETILRRGPLS, from the coding sequence ATGAGCGATGGACTAACGGAAAAGATTATTGGCGCAGCAATCGAAGTACATCGAATTCTCGGCCCTGGTTTGCTGGAGACGATTCTACGAAGAGGCCCTTTGTCTTGA
- a CDS encoding patatin-like phospholipase family protein, which produces MTESPDRVPKERISIELKRLPWAKDLSETALREFAEVGEWVQYQAGDYVHRAEEPMKFVYFIVSGRLQATLFDSLGNQILEKSLVRGSVFGLFSVAIADQSRTNVVATEASSVIRLELQTMLKIVAKHADLQMCVYRLAAGIVKQIIEVDRTLSQPSVVGMVHQSEASRPLTRQLLTRLQQIESHPCVATDDPQWRPIDGVPSRVIFKNGELFTAQQSGELLKEWSQFGRIFIDLRGNHSLEHLARMFSYVDAVLWCVRPDDAKTAIGTLRALQERVAGLKSKVRLVWLLDNQTQVAPHEPEQRQLVERDFKVSFESPSKQQSRLLQQGIERIIHYLRGIQIGLALGGGAARGMAHLGVLKALEQNGIVIDMLAGTSAGAMTGTVYASGMDADYAVECFKTDLSLPWAYRQMPGGGYWYLLRKYRKNKFDPMLRKYLGQARLEQLAIPMLTVTVDLVEGVQVVRGTGDATHAILESINLPVLSNPRVSSGRALVDGGLVNNIPADVLVENGCNFVLASSVTAQLEQDFMDIRSARTTPKFKLFSALQVLMRGQLVQAFNMNAIGVEPADFVIESDVSAFDLSEFSRADEMAIAGAEAANESAAKLKQLLSQLDPKLFPPS; this is translated from the coding sequence ATGACTGAATCACCTGATCGTGTTCCTAAGGAACGTATTTCGATCGAACTCAAACGGCTGCCGTGGGCTAAAGATCTCAGTGAAACGGCGCTACGGGAATTCGCAGAGGTAGGGGAATGGGTCCAGTACCAAGCGGGCGACTACGTTCACCGCGCCGAAGAGCCGATGAAGTTCGTCTACTTTATTGTAAGCGGACGGCTTCAGGCAACGTTGTTCGATTCACTCGGCAACCAGATCCTCGAAAAATCGCTGGTCCGAGGATCCGTGTTCGGATTGTTTTCGGTCGCGATTGCCGACCAATCCCGTACGAATGTCGTGGCGACCGAGGCGTCGTCTGTCATTCGCTTGGAACTTCAGACGATGCTCAAGATCGTTGCCAAACACGCTGACCTTCAGATGTGTGTGTACCGATTGGCCGCTGGCATTGTCAAGCAAATCATCGAAGTGGATCGAACCCTCAGCCAACCTTCGGTGGTCGGGATGGTTCATCAATCCGAGGCCTCACGCCCACTGACGCGCCAGCTGTTGACACGTTTGCAACAGATTGAAAGTCATCCATGCGTGGCAACCGATGATCCGCAATGGCGACCGATCGACGGTGTTCCTTCCCGCGTCATCTTCAAGAATGGCGAACTCTTCACCGCGCAGCAAAGTGGAGAATTGTTGAAGGAATGGTCCCAGTTCGGACGCATCTTCATCGACCTACGTGGGAATCATTCGCTTGAACATCTGGCACGAATGTTCAGCTATGTCGATGCGGTGCTATGGTGCGTCCGTCCCGATGATGCCAAAACAGCAATCGGCACCTTACGAGCGCTACAGGAGAGAGTTGCGGGCTTGAAAAGCAAAGTGCGGCTCGTATGGCTACTCGACAACCAAACTCAGGTTGCTCCCCACGAACCCGAGCAGCGCCAGTTGGTGGAACGCGACTTTAAGGTTTCATTTGAATCGCCCTCGAAGCAGCAAAGTCGACTCCTGCAGCAAGGAATCGAACGCATCATTCATTATTTGCGAGGTATCCAAATCGGTCTGGCTTTGGGTGGCGGTGCGGCACGCGGTATGGCCCATTTGGGAGTCCTCAAAGCCCTCGAACAAAACGGAATCGTGATCGACATGCTTGCCGGCACGAGTGCCGGAGCGATGACCGGAACGGTCTACGCCTCAGGAATGGACGCCGACTACGCAGTGGAGTGCTTCAAAACGGACCTAAGTCTACCCTGGGCCTATCGCCAGATGCCCGGTGGCGGTTATTGGTACCTGCTTCGCAAATATCGGAAAAACAAATTCGATCCCATGTTGCGAAAGTATCTGGGCCAAGCACGACTGGAACAACTTGCGATTCCCATGTTGACGGTAACCGTCGATTTGGTCGAGGGAGTCCAAGTGGTTCGCGGCACGGGCGATGCGACCCATGCGATTTTGGAAAGTATCAACCTGCCTGTGCTCTCGAATCCACGCGTCAGCAGCGGACGAGCACTCGTCGATGGCGGTTTGGTCAACAATATTCCCGCCGATGTACTCGTCGAAAATGGGTGTAACTTTGTGTTGGCATCAAGCGTGACAGCGCAGTTGGAGCAAGACTTCATGGACATTCGATCCGCTCGAACGACTCCGAAGTTCAAGCTTTTCTCTGCGTTGCAAGTGCTGATGCGCGGGCAACTTGTGCAGGCATTCAACATGAATGCGATCGGAGTCGAGCCCGCAGATTTCGTCATTGAATCGGACGTATCGGCGTTCGACCTTTCGGAGTTCAGCCGGGCGGACGAGATGGCGATCGCAGGCGCGGAGGCTGCGAATGAGTCGGCTGCGAAGCTAAAGCAGTTGTTGTCACAGCTAGATCCGAAGCTGTTTCCACCCTCGTAG
- a CDS encoding SgcJ/EcaC family oxidoreductase — translation MTRTLLAIGWMGCCFAVACADEPNPRATEEAAIRSAVEAYVTTFNQADAEALAALWSPEAVYSNPISGDQVMGREAIKNQFAGIFAETSGIKLTATTNSIDFISPNVAVENGSAKLVQADSLLEASEYTAVYVKRDGMWLLDRVTEEPVIEVPSNYEQLKELEWMVGHWTDQDDTSTVTTDCHWTRNNNFLVRSFTVQIRDRIDMAGMQLIGWDPAAKQIRSWVFDSDGGFGMGTWTNKGNRWSVQKRGILPDGRRSSAVNIFTQRDENTMTLQSVNRMVDGELLPNIDEVEITKE, via the coding sequence ATGACTCGTACCCTATTGGCCATCGGATGGATGGGCTGCTGTTTCGCAGTTGCCTGTGCAGACGAACCCAATCCAAGAGCAACCGAAGAAGCGGCGATCCGCAGTGCCGTCGAGGCCTATGTCACCACTTTCAATCAAGCGGACGCAGAGGCTTTGGCTGCATTGTGGTCACCCGAGGCCGTCTACAGCAATCCCATCAGTGGCGATCAGGTGATGGGTCGAGAGGCAATCAAAAACCAATTCGCCGGTATTTTTGCCGAAACATCAGGTATCAAACTGACCGCGACCACGAATTCGATTGATTTCATCTCACCCAATGTCGCGGTCGAAAATGGTTCTGCCAAACTCGTTCAAGCGGATTCGTTGCTCGAGGCGAGCGAGTACACGGCAGTCTACGTTAAACGCGACGGCATGTGGCTACTCGATCGAGTGACCGAAGAGCCTGTGATCGAGGTTCCATCAAACTACGAACAACTGAAAGAACTGGAGTGGATGGTGGGTCACTGGACGGACCAGGATGACACATCCACGGTGACGACCGATTGCCATTGGACTCGAAACAACAACTTTCTCGTTCGTTCCTTCACGGTCCAGATTCGCGACCGCATTGATATGGCAGGCATGCAACTCATCGGCTGGGACCCCGCAGCAAAACAGATTCGCTCGTGGGTCTTTGACTCCGATGGCGGATTTGGAATGGGCACGTGGACAAACAAAGGGAATCGCTGGTCGGTTCAGAAACGCGGGATCTTACCGGATGGTCGAAGGTCCTCCGCTGTGAACATTTTCACACAACGGGATGAAAACACCATGACGCTTCAGTCAGTCAACCGAATGGTGGACGGCGAGTTACTACCGAACATTGATGAAGTCGAAATAACGAAGGAATAA
- a CDS encoding MGH1-like glycoside hydrolase domain-containing protein, translated as MNTEKKRLTEDGPAWKKWGPYLSERQWGTVREDYSEGGDAWSYFTHDDARSRAYRWGEDGLAGISDDLQRLCFSLALWNGKDVILKERLFGLTNSEGNHGEDVKEYYFYLDSTPSHSYMKYLYKYPQAAFPYQDLIETNQQRGRNDYEYELLDTGVFDQNRYFDVFVEYAKATPDDLLIRISVHNRGPEAAELHLLPTLWFRNRWSWDETPKESLLQRETGLPGTVVRADEPKLGTRYLACDGEPTLLFTENESNNQRLFNSPNATAYVKDGINEYVVHENKEAVNPEQKGTKVAAQYVLNLAAGECGVVQLRLSNVAPTGKSGARAGNDAAFGKAFDNLMQSRKDEADEFFAATIPTSLDDDAKRVVRQGIAGMLWSKQLYRYDVHQWLKERGSSPFQRNRKTAPRNASWHHMYNADVISMPDKWEYPWYAAWDLAFHVLPLSMVDTDFGKQQLKLMLQEHYMHPNGQIPAYEWNFGDVNPPVHAWATIFAYRMEQIQEGRGDTEWLKICFEKLMLNFTWWVNRKDRDGRNVFEGGFLGLDNIGVFDRSSPLPTGGYLEQADGTAWMALFSQNMIEISLELAMSDPSYAEMAIKFIEHSMWISAAMDNLGDGTGMWDEEDGFFYDVLRLPDGQAQRLKVRSMVGLLPLCAATVLEAEQCDKHPQIQERFQWFLKARPELCTSIHDPRKTGVNGRRLSSILSETRLRRVLETMLDEDEFLSPYGLRSISRFHAEHPYAISAGGQVHQVSYLPAESDSGMFGGNSNWRGPIWMPVNVLIIRALLQYFSYYGEDFTVECPTGSGRHMNLYQVAEELGRRLASIFLKDQDGRRPVYGGIEKFQQDQHWKNCLQFHEYFHGDNGAGLGASHQTGWTGAIAKIMQMFAAFSPEAMLDSGKDTKAAKEVRRQTQE; from the coding sequence ATGAATACTGAAAAAAAACGATTAACAGAAGATGGCCCCGCTTGGAAGAAATGGGGCCCCTATTTGAGCGAACGTCAATGGGGAACCGTCCGAGAAGACTACAGCGAAGGGGGCGACGCATGGAGTTACTTCACCCACGACGACGCCCGGTCACGCGCCTATCGCTGGGGCGAGGATGGGCTGGCCGGTATCTCCGACGACCTACAGAGACTCTGCTTCTCGCTCGCTCTTTGGAATGGAAAAGATGTCATTCTGAAAGAACGTCTGTTCGGTCTCACCAACAGCGAAGGCAACCACGGCGAGGATGTTAAGGAGTACTACTTCTATCTCGACAGCACGCCGTCGCACTCGTACATGAAGTACCTCTACAAATACCCGCAGGCAGCATTTCCGTATCAAGACCTGATTGAAACCAATCAGCAGCGAGGTCGGAATGACTATGAATACGAACTACTCGACACGGGTGTCTTCGACCAAAATCGCTACTTCGATGTTTTTGTCGAATACGCCAAAGCAACGCCCGACGACCTGCTGATTCGGATCAGCGTCCACAATCGTGGCCCTGAGGCAGCCGAACTGCACCTGCTACCAACGCTCTGGTTCCGCAATCGTTGGTCGTGGGATGAAACTCCGAAAGAGTCGCTGCTTCAGCGAGAAACTGGATTGCCTGGGACGGTCGTGCGTGCCGACGAGCCAAAACTGGGGACTCGTTATCTCGCCTGCGATGGGGAACCAACTTTGTTGTTCACAGAGAACGAATCGAACAACCAGCGTCTTTTCAACTCGCCCAACGCGACTGCCTATGTCAAAGATGGCATCAACGAGTATGTCGTCCATGAAAACAAAGAGGCAGTCAATCCAGAGCAGAAAGGTACAAAAGTCGCTGCACAATACGTGCTCAACCTCGCTGCTGGCGAGTGTGGCGTGGTCCAACTTCGTTTGAGCAACGTTGCCCCAACGGGCAAATCGGGTGCGAGAGCAGGAAACGACGCTGCGTTCGGAAAAGCGTTCGACAACCTCATGCAATCGCGGAAAGACGAAGCGGACGAGTTCTTCGCGGCAACCATTCCCACTTCATTGGATGACGATGCTAAACGGGTCGTTCGCCAGGGGATCGCTGGGATGCTCTGGTCGAAGCAACTCTATCGCTATGACGTGCATCAGTGGCTCAAAGAACGGGGTTCGAGTCCCTTCCAACGCAATCGCAAAACGGCACCACGCAACGCGAGTTGGCACCACATGTACAACGCCGACGTCATCTCGATGCCGGATAAATGGGAGTACCCCTGGTACGCGGCTTGGGACTTGGCATTTCACGTGTTGCCGCTGTCGATGGTCGACACCGATTTTGGCAAACAGCAGCTAAAACTCATGCTGCAAGAACACTACATGCACCCCAACGGTCAGATCCCTGCGTACGAGTGGAACTTCGGCGACGTCAATCCTCCGGTGCATGCTTGGGCAACCATCTTTGCTTACCGCATGGAACAGATTCAAGAGGGCCGGGGCGATACCGAGTGGCTCAAGATCTGCTTTGAAAAATTGATGTTGAACTTCACTTGGTGGGTCAACCGCAAGGATCGTGATGGACGCAATGTATTTGAAGGTGGTTTCCTAGGACTCGATAACATCGGTGTGTTCGACCGCAGTTCACCCCTGCCCACGGGCGGATACTTGGAACAGGCCGACGGGACTGCGTGGATGGCGCTGTTCAGTCAGAACATGATTGAAATCTCGCTTGAGCTTGCCATGAGCGATCCGAGCTATGCCGAGATGGCAATTAAGTTCATCGAGCACTCGATGTGGATCTCTGCGGCGATGGACAACTTGGGTGATGGCACCGGAATGTGGGACGAAGAGGATGGATTCTTCTATGACGTGCTCCGTCTTCCCGATGGGCAGGCACAACGTTTGAAGGTTCGATCCATGGTCGGACTCTTGCCGCTGTGTGCTGCCACCGTCTTGGAAGCCGAACAATGCGACAAGCACCCGCAAATTCAAGAGCGGTTCCAGTGGTTCCTCAAAGCCCGCCCCGAACTTTGCACGTCGATTCATGACCCGCGCAAAACAGGAGTCAACGGGCGTCGGCTTTCGTCGATCTTGAGCGAAACCCGACTGCGCCGCGTGTTGGAGACGATGCTTGACGAAGACGAGTTTCTCAGCCCGTATGGACTGCGGTCCATTTCGCGTTTCCACGCCGAACATCCCTACGCCATCTCAGCCGGCGGTCAGGTACACCAAGTTTCTTATCTACCCGCAGAGTCGGATTCCGGCATGTTCGGCGGCAATTCAAACTGGCGAGGCCCGATCTGGATGCCGGTCAATGTGCTGATTATCCGGGCGCTATTGCAGTACTTCAGCTATTACGGCGAAGACTTCACGGTGGAGTGCCCGACCGGTTCGGGTCGTCACATGAATCTGTATCAAGTTGCCGAAGAACTTGGACGCCGGCTCGCGAGCATCTTCCTCAAGGATCAAGACGGACGGCGTCCGGTCTACGGAGGGATCGAGAAGTTCCAACAGGATCAACACTGGAAAAATTGTCTTCAGTTCCACGAATACTTCCACGGTGACAACGGGGCCGGTTTGGGCGCCAGCCATCAGACCGGTTGGACCGGTGCCATTGCCAAGATCATGCAAATGTTCGCAGCCTTTTCACCCGAGGCGATGCTTGACTCAGGTAAGGACACGAAAGCTGCGAAGGAGGTCCGACGTCAGACCCAAGAATAA
- a CDS encoding arylsulfatase, with amino-acid sequence MLRHTPRIFLFVMLSVATIVAQEPDRMKLPVPLSPFQGKIGETYEQSTPAWQNPVSAPEGAPNVILILLDDVGFGQTSTFGGLIPTPNLDQLANEGLRFNRFHTTAICGPSRAALLTGRNHHDTGNGFLMEWATGYPNYSTQIKPDTATIGRVLGGNGYTTWWYGKNHNTPDWETTVAGPFDRWPTGMGFDYFYGFNAGETHQFYPVLFENTVPVEPQTTPEQGYHFTTDMVNRAIARMKFSKSVAPEKPFFMYFAPGAMHAPHHVTAEWRDKFKGKFDMGWEKYREIVFQNQLEMGIIPPGTKLTPRPDWVPVWDSLSVAQKTVYNALFENFAGFFAHTDHEIGRLLDAVKGLPDADNTLVMYIVGDNGASSEGGPDGTLNEIKGLNGINTPIEEILKDLDKLGGPESEPHYPVGWAWAGNTPFQWVKQVASHLGGSRNPMVVSWPAKIKHDDRPRDAFLHLIDVVPTILDAANIPMPETVDGVEQKPLAGKSFLGSFTDPDFKGRDEQYFEVLSNRSIYEDGWKANAQHTRPWRQDLAPGNWDKDKWELYNLDEDFSEATDLADEMPDKVAQMKESFIAAAEKYNVYPLDDRGAARLAVPKPPVPGAKEGSKTFTYFAGAIRIAEPAAPPMKNQSWTLSADVQTDGSKTDGVIMGFGGVAAGIVLYVKEGVPVFDYNYFDEHTVVKSSKPLESGNATIEVDFDYAGGGAGKGATITLKVDGETVGQGTMEATVGGRFGIDSFGIGEDSGQPVTSAYSAPFRFTGTIERVVVKIGD; translated from the coding sequence ATGCTAAGACACACACCTAGAATCTTTTTGTTTGTGATGCTGTCCGTTGCGACCATCGTCGCCCAAGAACCGGACCGTATGAAGCTGCCGGTACCGTTATCTCCGTTCCAAGGAAAAATCGGCGAGACTTACGAGCAGTCGACTCCGGCTTGGCAGAACCCTGTGTCTGCACCGGAGGGCGCGCCGAACGTGATTTTGATCTTGCTGGATGATGTTGGTTTTGGGCAAACGTCAACATTCGGTGGATTGATCCCGACACCGAACCTGGACCAACTTGCCAACGAGGGTTTGCGGTTCAATCGATTTCACACCACGGCGATTTGTGGACCTTCTCGCGCCGCACTGCTGACCGGACGCAACCATCACGACACCGGCAATGGTTTCTTAATGGAGTGGGCGACGGGATATCCGAATTACTCAACGCAGATCAAACCCGACACCGCGACGATTGGGCGGGTGCTGGGCGGCAATGGATACACGACTTGGTGGTATGGCAAGAATCACAACACGCCCGATTGGGAAACCACCGTCGCCGGCCCCTTTGATCGTTGGCCGACGGGGATGGGGTTCGATTACTTCTATGGATTTAACGCCGGAGAAACTCACCAATTTTATCCAGTTCTGTTTGAAAACACGGTTCCGGTCGAACCTCAAACGACTCCCGAGCAAGGTTATCACTTTACGACTGACATGGTGAACCGCGCGATCGCTCGGATGAAGTTCTCAAAATCGGTTGCACCGGAGAAACCGTTCTTCATGTACTTTGCGCCCGGTGCGATGCACGCGCCGCATCACGTCACGGCCGAGTGGCGAGACAAGTTCAAGGGCAAATTCGACATGGGCTGGGAGAAGTATCGGGAGATTGTTTTCCAGAACCAACTTGAGATGGGGATCATTCCGCCGGGCACCAAGCTGACGCCACGACCCGATTGGGTTCCCGTTTGGGACAGTTTGAGTGTCGCCCAAAAGACGGTTTATAACGCATTGTTTGAAAACTTTGCCGGTTTCTTCGCGCACACCGATCACGAGATCGGTCGGTTGCTTGATGCCGTGAAGGGGTTGCCTGATGCTGACAACACATTGGTGATGTACATCGTCGGCGATAACGGTGCGTCCTCCGAGGGTGGTCCCGATGGGACACTCAATGAAATCAAAGGTCTGAACGGGATCAACACGCCGATCGAAGAGATTTTGAAGGATCTGGATAAACTTGGCGGCCCTGAATCCGAACCGCATTATCCGGTCGGGTGGGCTTGGGCAGGCAACACGCCGTTCCAGTGGGTCAAGCAAGTCGCGTCACACCTGGGCGGTAGCCGCAACCCGATGGTGGTCTCTTGGCCAGCGAAGATCAAGCATGATGACAGGCCACGCGATGCGTTTTTGCATCTTATCGATGTCGTGCCTACCATCTTGGATGCGGCCAATATTCCGATGCCGGAAACGGTCGATGGTGTCGAGCAAAAACCCTTAGCTGGAAAGTCTTTCCTGGGCAGCTTTACCGACCCTGATTTCAAAGGACGCGACGAGCAGTACTTTGAAGTTTTGAGTAATCGATCGATTTACGAAGATGGCTGGAAGGCGAATGCACAGCACACCCGACCGTGGCGACAAGACTTAGCACCGGGGAACTGGGACAAAGACAAGTGGGAACTGTACAACTTGGACGAAGACTTTTCGGAAGCCACCGATTTGGCAGACGAGATGCCCGACAAGGTCGCTCAGATGAAGGAGTCGTTTATTGCGGCGGCCGAGAAGTACAACGTCTATCCGCTGGATGATCGTGGCGCCGCGAGATTGGCCGTGCCAAAGCCCCCCGTACCAGGTGCGAAAGAAGGCTCCAAGACGTTTACATATTTTGCCGGTGCAATCCGCATCGCGGAACCGGCTGCGCCACCGATGAAGAACCAATCTTGGACGCTTTCAGCCGATGTCCAAACGGATGGTTCGAAGACCGATGGCGTCATCATGGGATTCGGTGGCGTCGCTGCGGGCATCGTCTTGTATGTCAAAGAAGGCGTCCCCGTCTTTGACTACAACTATTTTGACGAGCACACCGTCGTCAAGAGCAGCAAGCCACTTGAATCAGGCAACGCAACCATCGAAGTTGACTTTGACTATGCCGGGGGCGGTGCTGGAAAGGGTGCGACGATCACGCTCAAGGTCGACGGCGAAACGGTCGGCCAAGGCACGATGGAGGCGACCGTCGGCGGACGCTTCGGCATCGACTCGTTCGGCATCGGAGAAGACAGCGGGCAGCCGGTGACCAGTGCGTACTCCGCTCCCTTCCGATTTACGGGAACGATTGAAAGGGTGGTTGTCAAAATAGGGGATTGA
- a CDS encoding DUF3302 domain-containing protein, whose amino-acid sequence MIDAATIFAWFVIAIIFLGVVAMIVFIGSLPKKIALKRNHPQVDAINAASWIGLACGGLGWPIAFVWAFLKSGNVGH is encoded by the coding sequence ATGATCGATGCAGCGACTATTTTTGCGTGGTTTGTGATCGCGATCATCTTTTTGGGCGTGGTCGCGATGATTGTGTTCATCGGCTCGCTTCCCAAGAAAATCGCATTGAAGCGGAACCATCCTCAAGTCGATGCGATCAATGCAGCGAGTTGGATCGGTTTGGCCTGCGGAGGGCTGGGGTGGCCCATCGCATTCGTCTGGGCGTTCTTGAAGTCCGGTAACGTCGGTCATTAA
- a CDS encoding HlyD family secretion protein, protein MIALFTILYVFCIWLFYVKMKIKPNPINVASAIVVGVVAVGSIVILWKFSSPTSGNIVVSRYSIPIVPQVKGPITKLNALPNTPLRKGQDVLFEVQKDPYEFAVRQLEGTLAAATQNVNQSQAAIEVADAAILEAKANRDSAKAEFDSAEESEAKLAGTIGEVRLKQLEQKLAASEATITKTEASQRQAVAALAVAESTVESTQASLEKAQFDLEQCVVYAPADGFVTNWQVREGTMAVPLPLAPMGTFIDTSDVALVATFGQNILKNVKPGDKAEFALKSRPGEVLIGEVEAIIQASGEGQFATSGQLNSVTSIGSGGQFAVKFKLDNQETAQTVALGTAGMVAIYTDVGSPFHVISKVSVRIKAWMYYLIPM, encoded by the coding sequence ATGATCGCTTTGTTCACCATTCTTTATGTCTTCTGTATTTGGCTGTTCTACGTCAAGATGAAGATCAAGCCAAATCCGATCAACGTTGCGTCAGCCATTGTGGTCGGCGTCGTTGCGGTCGGAAGCATCGTGATCCTGTGGAAATTTTCGTCACCGACTTCTGGCAATATCGTTGTCAGCCGCTATTCCATTCCAATCGTGCCGCAAGTCAAAGGCCCGATTACGAAGCTGAATGCTCTACCCAACACGCCCCTTCGCAAAGGTCAAGACGTTCTATTCGAAGTGCAAAAAGATCCCTATGAGTTTGCGGTTCGTCAACTGGAAGGCACGTTAGCAGCGGCGACTCAGAACGTCAATCAATCGCAGGCGGCCATCGAGGTCGCGGACGCTGCCATTCTCGAAGCCAAAGCGAATCGCGACAGCGCAAAGGCGGAGTTTGATTCGGCGGAAGAATCCGAAGCGAAACTGGCTGGCACGATCGGCGAAGTGCGTCTCAAGCAACTTGAACAGAAGCTCGCCGCCAGTGAGGCAACGATCACCAAAACGGAAGCGTCCCAGCGTCAAGCAGTGGCTGCATTGGCGGTTGCCGAGAGCACCGTTGAAAGTACGCAGGCGAGTCTGGAAAAGGCTCAGTTTGATTTGGAGCAGTGCGTCGTCTACGCTCCTGCGGATGGTTTCGTCACGAATTGGCAGGTTCGTGAGGGGACGATGGCGGTCCCGTTACCTCTAGCACCGATGGGTACGTTCATTGATACGTCAGACGTTGCACTTGTCGCGACATTCGGCCAGAACATTCTCAAAAACGTGAAGCCGGGAGACAAGGCAGAGTTTGCGTTAAAGTCGCGACCGGGCGAGGTTCTTATCGGAGAAGTCGAAGCGATCATCCAAGCGTCAGGCGAAGGGCAGTTCGCCACCTCGGGTCAACTAAACTCCGTGACGAGCATCGGATCAGGAGGCCAATTTGCAGTCAAATTCAAGCTGGACAACCAGGAAACGGCCCAGACGGTTGCACTGGGCACCGCTGGAATGGTTGCGATTTACACCGATGTGGGATCCCCATTCCATGTGATCAGCAAGGTGTCGGTACGAATCAAGGCCTGGATGTATTACCTGATCCCCATGTGA
- a CDS encoding DUF502 domain-containing protein, whose protein sequence is MSNFEQGILHEEALKPTNKQEAFFRLCAMLMEAWSRYDSTFLRFAAFPENPMVDRMPNIENSRFVQRLIRYFLAGVFAVLPLVITVLAVSWVINLLAGLIGPETFLGDLLSKLGARFVDNTTVAYIVGWISVLVAIFALGFLVETGMRRLFSQIAEAFFRRVPLVGKVYDASKQIVDMLDKQGDDKLKGMGVVYCTFGEKGGAGVLALLPTPEKSMLNGREHYVVLVPQSPVPIGGGLLFVPVESVSHVDMSVDVFMSIYVSMGVTVPKMMRDINIRKAIAGGA, encoded by the coding sequence ATGTCGAATTTCGAACAAGGAATCTTGCATGAGGAAGCACTGAAACCTACCAACAAACAAGAAGCCTTCTTTCGCCTCTGTGCGATGTTGATGGAGGCTTGGAGCCGGTATGATAGTACCTTCTTGCGTTTCGCTGCATTTCCTGAAAACCCGATGGTAGATCGAATGCCCAACATTGAGAATTCCCGATTCGTCCAAAGACTGATTCGCTACTTTCTGGCGGGCGTCTTCGCTGTCTTGCCACTGGTCATCACTGTCTTGGCAGTCTCCTGGGTGATCAACTTGCTCGCTGGATTGATTGGGCCTGAAACGTTCTTGGGCGATTTGCTGAGCAAGCTTGGAGCCAGATTTGTCGACAATACGACCGTTGCCTACATCGTCGGTTGGATCAGCGTCCTGGTGGCGATCTTCGCTCTGGGGTTCCTTGTTGAAACCGGCATGCGTCGATTGTTTAGCCAAATTGCCGAGGCATTCTTTCGACGCGTCCCCTTGGTGGGCAAAGTCTATGACGCCTCCAAACAAATCGTCGACATGCTTGATAAGCAGGGCGACGACAAATTGAAAGGGATGGGCGTCGTCTATTGCACGTTTGGTGAAAAGGGCGGCGCAGGTGTGCTGGCGTTATTACCAACGCCTGAAAAGAGCATGCTGAACGGACGAGAGCACTATGTGGTGTTGGTTCCGCAATCACCGGTTCCAATCGGTGGTGGTTTGCTGTTCGTGCCAGTCGAGTCGGTCAGTCACGTCGACATGTCCGTTGATGTGTTCATGTCGATCTATGTCTCGATGGGCGTCACGGTCCCCAAAATGATGCGTGACATCAACATTCGTAAAGCAATTGCAGGGGGAGCCTGA